The following coding sequences lie in one Chanos chanos chromosome 4, fChaCha1.1, whole genome shotgun sequence genomic window:
- the lbh gene encoding protein LBH: MTDVMISGSPMEDRRLSPSKDRLTFQIFPDPSDFERCCKLKDRLPSIVVEPTDGEVESGELRWPPEEFLVSEEDEDDDEEEDEVEENDGNIQNGQLVQSSQH; encoded by the exons ATGACGGACGTGATGATCAGCGGCAGCCCAATGGAGGACAGGAGGCTCAGTCCCAGCAAAGACCGACTCACCTTTCAG ATCTTTCCAGATCCATCGGACTTTGAGCGGTGCTGTAAGCTGAAAGACCGGCTGCCGTCCATTGTGGTGGAGCCTACAGATGGAGAGGTGGAGAGCGGAGAGCTCCGCTGGCCCCCTGAAGAGTTCCTCGTCagtgaggaagatgaggatgatgatgaagaggaagacgAAGTTGAAGAGAATGATGGAAATATTCAAAATGGACAACTGGTGCAAAGCTCCCAGCACTAG